The following is a genomic window from Janibacter sp. DB-40.
GCCACGGTGCTGACGCGGTCGATGAGGGGGCTGTCCGCCCCCTTCGTCAGGCGGTCGTACTCCTGCTGGGTCACTCCCCGGGACCAGACCGAGGGGTCGTAGGTCGGCAGGCTGGCCGAGGCGACGATCCCGCCGTCCCGCAGGTCGAGGACGACCGCCGCGGCGGTGTCGGCCGCGTCCCCGCGATCGCGGGCGGCCTGCACCCCCTCGGCGAGCGCCTCCTCCGTCACCCGCTGCACCCCCCGGTCGAGGGACGTCACGAGGTCCTTGCCGGGGGTGGGCTCGGTGCGGTCGGCCTCCTCGATGGCGAGGCCGCGGGCGTCGACGCGCACCGTGCGGTGCCCGGGGCGACCGCGCAGCACCTCGTCGTACTGCAGCTCCAGGCCCGCGGCCCCGACGAGGCCCTCACCGGTGATCGCCCCGTCCGACTCCGCCACGGCCTCCGCCGTCGGCCGGGTCAGGTAGCCGATGGTCTGCGCGGCGCCACCTCCGTCGGCCCCGAGGTAGGAGCGCACCGGCTGGGTCGTCACGCTCACGCCCGGATAGCGCTCCGGACGCTCGCCGAACGCGGCGGCCCGCCCGGGGTCGACGTCGACCGCGAGGGGTACCGGCACCAGGGGCGACCCCGGCCAGCACAGCGGTGGGTCGGCTGCCCCCGGGGCGCCGCAGAGGGTGGTCCTCCCCCACAGGCGGGCGAAGGGGAGGTCCAGCGCCCGTGCGACGCGACGGACGGTCGCGCGTCCGCCGTCCTCGGCGTCGGCGAGCGCCGCCCGGTCGATGGTGACGTCGGTGCGCACCGCGTTGTCGACGATCGGCCGCCCGTGGCGGTCGAGGATGCGACCACGCAGCGCGGGCAGGGGGACGACCGCCGTCACGGGGCCGCTGACGCCGTCGGCCTCCTCGTGGTCGGTCAGCTGCAGCTGCCCGAGCCGTCCGAGCAGCACCCCCGCGAGCAGGAGCAGGACCCCGAGCGAGGCGAGCATGCGCACCTGCAGGCGGGGGGCGGCGCGGCTCATGCCCACCGCCGGGTGACGAGCGCCGCCTCCAACCGCCCGACGAGCCCGACGAGCACGAGCCCGACGGTCGCCGTGGCGAGGACCTCCCACGCGAGAGCGCCCCAGGCGATCGGGCGGGCGCTGGCCAGGTCGACGAGCACCGGGAGCGCGCGGGCGACGACCACCGCGGCAGCGGTGACGGGGACCGGCCACCACCACGGGTGACCGGCACGGCGACGGGCCGTCCCGGCGAGCCATCCCGCGGCCGCGTACCCGAGGGCGGAGACCCCGAGCGGGTCGGCCACGGGCGGGGCGAGGTCGAGCAGCCACCCGCCGAGGAGACCCGTCAGTGCGCCGGCCCACGACCCCGACACGAGCGCGACGCCGACGACGACGACGAGGACGAGGTCCGGCGGGGTGACCACCCCGCGCGCGCCCAGAGCGAGCACGGCGACGAGCGCCGCTGCGAGGAGCAGCAGCCGCAGGGGCCAACGCAGTCCGGTCACGACGGGGGCTCCTCCCGGCCGGTGACGACGGCGACGACGTCGAGCGAGGTCAGCTCGACGGCCGGGTCGACGCGGGCGGTGTCGGTGAGCGCGCCGGGGGACGCTCGACGTCCGTGACGGTGCCGACGGTGATGCCCGGCGGGTAGGGGCGGCCATTCGGGCTGCCCAGGGTGACGACCTCGTCGCCGGCCCCGACGGCGTCGCGCCCGAGCTGGGTGACGACGAGCTCGTCCGCGTCGTGGGAGGTGGTGGGGTC
Proteins encoded in this region:
- the mreD gene encoding rod shape-determining protein MreD; amino-acid sequence: MTGLRWPLRLLLLAAALVAVLALGARGVVTPPDLVLVVVVGVALVSGSWAGALTGLLGGWLLDLAPPVADPLGVSALGYAAAGWLAGTARRRAGHPWWWPVPVTAAAVVVARALPVLVDLASARPIAWGALAWEVLATATVGLVLVGLVGRLEAALVTRRWA
- a CDS encoding penicillin-binding transpeptidase domain-containing protein, coding for MSRAAPRLQVRMLASLGVLLLLAGVLLGRLGQLQLTDHEEADGVSGPVTAVVPLPALRGRILDRHGRPIVDNAVRTDVTIDRAALADAEDGGRATVRRVARALDLPFARLWGRTTLCGAPGAADPPLCWPGSPLVPVPLAVDVDPGRAAAFGERPERYPGVSVTTQPVRSYLGADGGGAAQTIGYLTRPTAEAVAESDGAITGEGLVGAAGLELQYDEVLRGRPGHRTVRVDARGLAIEEADRTEPTPGKDLVTSLDRGVQRVTEEALAEGVQAARDRGDAADTAAAVVLDLRDGGIVASASLPTYDPSVWSRGVTQQEYDRLTKGADSPLIDRVSTVAQPPASTFKVVSLPGAVASGVDLDEQVNCSSSHRIGDRTFSNYESRSYGWISWRRAITVSCDTVFYRVAEDVWRAQGGPDAEDDGGDPLIRTARQLGLGSPTGVDLPAESAGRIPDREWKQEWWESTKEESCRRAEIGYPDMADRADARYLEALARENCESGHLFRPGDEANLSIGQGDVTATLLQMSTVFGTIARDGRVPSPHLGRATVTADGRRTALAVGDSGSIELPGQSGDLLRRALQDVVAEPDGTAHSAFAGFPLREWPVAGKTGTAEVHGKQDTAWFVSYAPVDAPRYVVGVVVSQGGTGGATAAPVAREIHEELARGER